CCTTATTCAGCAATTTAACTGGATTTTATACATATTTGGCGGATTACTCATTATCACCGGAATCCGGATGTTTATTCAACGTAATGCTGAGGAAAAAATTGAAACCAGCCGGCATCCGGTTGTCAGATTCTCCAGCAGATATTTCAAAATTTTTCCAAGGTATGTAAACGGTCATTTTTTTATTTTTAAGAATAAAAAATTTCTGTTTACACCACTGTTTCTCGTTTTATTGGTGATTGAATTTACGGATGTCATTTTTGCAATTGATTCGGTGCCTGCTATCTTTTCAGTTACCAAAGATCCCTATATTATCTTTTTCTCCAATATTTTCGCTATTTTGGGACTACGTTCGCTGTTTTTTCTGGTGAGCAATGTGATGAATTTGTTTGCCTATCTTAAAATCGGGCTATCTGTCCTACTGGTTTTTATCGGTTTAAAAATGATTTTTCATCACTGGCTCGACCTGATCGGGTTCAGTGTTTCTCACTCCTTATATTTTGTCCTTTTTATTCTTCTCACCAGTATTTTAATGTCTGTTCTTTTTCCACCTAAAAATAAAACCTGATGAGACATGTAAACATAACCATTTCAGGAATTGTTCAGGGAGTTGGGTTC
This window of the Sphingobacteriales bacterium genome carries:
- a CDS encoding TerC/Alx family metal homeostasis membrane protein translates to MPHQESIIFFLFIAGIFLLLMFDLGIFNKKSHVIKFREAIIWTSVWISLGIAFYLFIYFKGDIIHSISSNEDITHKINEYHHSIKMTDDFSTNLKAYRKAISLEYLTGYLIEYALSVDNIFVMILIFLSFGVDPKYYKKVLFWGILGAIVMRFIFIFLSSALIQQFNWILYIFGGLLIITGIRMFIQRNAEEKIETSRHPVVRFSSRYFKIFPRYVNGHFFIFKNKKFLFTPLFLVLLVIEFTDVIFAIDSVPAIFSVTKDPYIIFFSNIFAILGLRSLFFLVSNVMNLFAYLKIGLSVLLVFIGLKMIFHHWLDLIGFSVSHSLYFVLFILLTSILMSVLFPPKNKT